In Zalophus californianus isolate mZalCal1 chromosome 17, mZalCal1.pri.v2, whole genome shotgun sequence, one DNA window encodes the following:
- the SLC7A10 gene encoding asc-type amino acid transporter 1: MAGHTQQPSGRGNPGPAPSPSPGPGPGPGASERVALKKEIGLVSACTIIIGNIIGSGIFISPKGVLEHSGSVGLALFVWVLGGGVTALGSLCYAELGVAIPKSGGDYAYVTEIFGGLAGFLLLWSAVLIMYPTSLAVISMTFSNYVLQPVFPNCIPPATASRALSMACLMLLTWVNSSSVRWATCIQDIFTGGKLLALSLIIGVGFVQIFQGHFEELRPSNAFDFWMTPSVGHLALAFLQGSFAFSGWNFLNYVTEELVDPRKNLPRAIVISIPLVTFVYTFTNIAYFTAMSPQELLASNAVAVTFGEKLLGYFSWVMPVSVALSTFGGINGYLFTSSRLCFSGAREGHLPSLLAMIHVRRCTPIPALLVCCGATAVIMLVGDTYTLINYVSFINYLCYGVTILGLLVLRWRRPALHRPIKVNLLVPVAYLVFWAFLLVFSFISEPMVCGVGVIIILTGVPVFFLGVFWRSKPKCVHRLTESMTRWGQELCFVVYPQGAPEEEENGPCPLPATDKPLKTQ, translated from the exons ATGGCCGGCCACACGCAGCAGCCGAGCGGGCGCGGGAACCCCGGCCCTGCACCCTCGCCTTCCCCCGGCCCGGGCCCCGGCCCCGGCGCCTCGGAGCGGGTGGCGCTCAAGAAGGAGATCGGGCTGGTGAGCGCCTGCACCATCATCATCG gaaaCATCATCGGCTCGGGCATCTTCATCTCCCCCAAGGGGGTCCTGGAGCACTCCGGCTCTGTGGGTCTGGCCCTCTTCGTCTGGGTCCTGGGTGGAGGTGTCACTGCCTTGGGCTCCCTCTGCTACGCGGAGCTGGGAGTCGCCATCCCCAAGTCTGGCGGGGACTACGCCTATGTCACCGAGATCTTCGGGGGCCTGGCTGG CTTCCTGCTTCTCTGGAGTGCTGTCCTCATCATGTACCCAACCAGCCTGGCCGTCATCTCCATGACCTTCTCGAACTACGTGCTGCAGCCCGTGTTCCCCAACTGCATCCCCCCAGCCACCGCCTCCCGCGCACTCTCCATGGCCTGCCTGA tGCTCCTGACGTGGGTGAACAGCTCCAGCGTGCGCTGGGCCACATGCATCCAGGACATCTTCACCGGCGGGAAGCTCCTGGCCCTGTCCCTCATCATTGGCGTGGGCTTCGTCCAGATCTTCCAAG GACACTTCGAGGAGCTGAGGCCCAGCAATGCCTTTGACTTCTGGATGACACCCTCCGTGGGTCACCTGGCCCTGGCCTTCCTCCAGGGCTCCTTTGCCTTCAGCGGCTGGAACTTCCTCAACTATGTCACTGAGGAGCTGGTCGACCCTCGAAA GAACCTACCTCGTGCCATTGTCATCTCCATCCCGCTGGTGACCTTTGTGTACACCTTCACCAACATCGCCTACTTCACTGCCATGTCCCCCCAGGAGCTGCTGGCCTCTAACGCGGTGGCCGTG ACCTTCGGGGAGAAGCTGCTGGGCTACTTTTCTTGGGTCATGCCCGTCTCCGTGGCACTTTCCACTTTTGGAGGGATCAATGGCTACCTGTTCACCTCCTCCAG ACTGTGCTTCTCTGGGGCCCGAGAGGGGCACCTGCCCAGCCTGCTGGCCATGATCCATGTCAGACGCTGCACCCCGATCCCTGCCCTCCTTGTCTGT TGCGGGGCCACAGCGGTCATCATGCTTGTGGGAGACACGTACACGCTCATCAACTACGTGTCCTTCATCAACTACCTCTGCTACGGCGTCACCATCCTGGGCCTGCTCGTGCTGCGCTGGAGGCGGCCGGCGCTCCACAGGCCCATCAAG GTGAACCTCCTGGTTCCTGTGGCATACTTGGTTTTCTGGGCATTCCTGCTGGTCTTCAGCTTCATCTCGGAGCCCATGGTGTGTGGGGTCGGCGTGATCATCATCCTCACAGGggtgcctgttttcttcctgggGGTGTTCTGGAGAAGCAAACCAAAGTGTGTGCACAGACTCACAG AGTCCATGACACGCTGGGGCCAGGAGCTGTGTTTCGTGGTCTACCCCCAGGGTGCCCctgaggaggaggaaaatggcCCCTGCCCGCTGCCTGCCACGGACAAGCCCTTGAAAACACAGTGA